One genomic segment of Candidatus Saccharimonas sp. includes these proteins:
- a CDS encoding DUF348 domain-containing protein produces the protein MRVLQPIYFYKKQLLIAGFASLGFLLLLNIFAVAGRNSAKASGEGNKILTVFENGQKFSFKTNAKTVREALNAQKISFSKDDTVEPSLDGELTGAEYSVNIYRAKPVIIEDGDSKIKVMTAAQTSRQIVQKSGIKIHDEDKVAFEQSSSILEDGTTNSLKITRAKEISVELFGKIESFRTQSKTVEDFLKEKSISLTKDDGISIDKKTVISNGLSFRIWRNGKQTITTEEEVAFSTEIIKDANKDSSYKEIKEAGEKGSKSVTYEIEMQNGKEVSRKKINETEIKPAKKQVEIIGTKVNLPAGSHSDWLSAAGISSSDHGIANAIIGQESGWRVNATNRSSGAYGIPQALPGSKMASAGADWQTNPITQLKWMNSYVLGRYGSWQNAYAHKKAKGWY, from the coding sequence ATGCGAGTTTTACAACCAATTTATTTTTATAAAAAACAACTTCTAATCGCGGGATTTGCTTCGCTTGGATTTTTACTTTTATTAAACATTTTTGCAGTTGCTGGGCGAAATTCCGCCAAAGCCAGCGGCGAGGGAAACAAAATTTTAACTGTTTTCGAAAATGGCCAAAAATTTTCTTTTAAAACTAATGCGAAAACAGTTCGAGAAGCATTAAATGCGCAAAAAATTAGTTTTTCGAAAGATGATACAGTTGAGCCAAGCCTTGATGGCGAACTAACAGGCGCGGAATATAGCGTAAATATTTATCGCGCAAAACCAGTAATCATTGAAGATGGTGATTCAAAAATAAAAGTAATGACCGCCGCACAAACCTCACGGCAGATTGTTCAAAAATCTGGAATTAAAATTCATGATGAAGATAAAGTTGCCTTCGAACAATCCAGCAGCATTCTTGAAGATGGAACAACAAACTCATTAAAAATTACACGAGCAAAAGAGATTTCGGTTGAACTTTTTGGCAAAATCGAAAGTTTTCGAACACAGAGCAAAACCGTAGAAGATTTCTTAAAAGAAAAGAGTATATCGCTCACAAAAGATGACGGAATTTCAATTGATAAAAAAACCGTAATTTCGAATGGTTTGAGTTTTCGAATTTGGCGAAACGGTAAGCAAACAATTACAACCGAAGAAGAAGTTGCTTTCTCAACCGAAATAATTAAAGATGCGAATAAAGATTCTAGCTACAAAGAAATAAAAGAAGCTGGAGAAAAAGGCTCGAAAAGCGTAACTTATGAAATTGAAATGCAAAATGGAAAAGAAGTTTCACGCAAAAAAATTAATGAGACAGAAATTAAACCGGCTAAAAAACAAGTTGAGATTATCGGCACAAAAGTGAACTTACCAGCTGGCTCGCACAGTGATTGGTTGAGTGCCGCAGGAATTTCTTCAAGCGACCACGGAATTGCAAATGCAATTATCGGTCAAGAATCTGGTTGGCGAGTTAACGCAACAAACAGATCAAGCGGAGCTTATGGCATTCCGCAAGCTTTACCTGGTTCGAAAATGGCTTCAGCCGGAGCTGACTGGCAAACAAACCCAATTACGCAGCTTAAGTGGATGAATTCTTATGTGCTTGGTCGCTATGGAAGCTGGCAAAATGCTTACGCCCATAAAAAAGCAAAGGGTTGGTATTAG
- a CDS encoding UvrD-helicase domain-containing protein codes for MTAGLNKNQKEAVETLSGPMLILAGAGSGKTKTLTHRIANIIAHGTPSEAILAVTFTNKAAREMRERLAELLERDANDRFFMPWMGTFHGICVKILRLKGEAIGVANNFVIYDEDDRRNLIKKIMKDLKIDEKSLKPQSVSSAISNAKNQLLTAEEFSNGANWGFEQKVAEIFLRYEEERNKANALDFDDLLFETVKLLQQNKEVREFWQNKFKHILIDEYQDTNAAQYAIIKMIVNTDQNICVVGDDWQSIYSWRGADFTNILNFERDYKGAKVIKLEQNYRSTENILNAAHNVISKNHNRTDKKLFTELGKGEPVLVQSARDESEEAAKIAGQIFSFKTVGARKFSDFAILYRTNAQSYNFEKAMIRFQIPYKIFGGTRFYDRKEIKDILAYLRVIYNPLDRVAFERIVNVPARGLGAVSLSKFLDWQSSNGLDLISSLLQASELSTLATRARKSLENLGEIFRECQILSENSSNPSEIIERILERTNYGKNEKLTENEATERSEYLSTLVSEAKNYADLASFLEDAALMSSSDAQSGDEVNLMTLHSAKGLEFPVVFLAGMEEGIFPHSRVFDAGEDDLEEERRLCYVGMTRAREELILSYAESRAVFGQRNYSSPSRFITDAELELPKKDFSGWNNFSDDYEDDFSQEVSFDDFYYDEAGLQIGDRVKSPAFGVGKVLEIDGMAIEIQFENGKIRKLNAEFARLEKL; via the coding sequence ATTACGGCAGGATTAAATAAAAACCAAAAAGAAGCGGTGGAGACATTAAGTGGGCCAATGCTAATTTTGGCAGGTGCGGGAAGTGGAAAAACCAAAACCTTAACGCACCGAATTGCGAATATAATTGCGCACGGAACACCGAGCGAGGCAATTTTGGCGGTAACTTTTACTAACAAAGCCGCACGTGAAATGCGAGAGCGCCTAGCTGAATTACTCGAACGTGATGCGAATGACCGTTTTTTTATGCCTTGGATGGGAACTTTTCATGGAATTTGTGTGAAGATTTTGCGGCTCAAAGGCGAGGCGATTGGCGTTGCAAATAATTTCGTAATTTATGACGAAGACGACCGCCGGAATTTAATTAAAAAAATAATGAAAGATCTGAAAATCGATGAAAAAAGCTTAAAGCCACAAAGTGTTTCAAGCGCAATTTCGAACGCTAAAAACCAGCTTTTAACGGCCGAAGAATTTTCGAATGGTGCAAATTGGGGTTTTGAACAAAAAGTGGCTGAAATTTTCTTGCGTTATGAAGAAGAACGAAACAAAGCTAACGCTTTAGATTTTGATGATTTACTTTTCGAAACGGTAAAACTACTTCAACAAAATAAAGAAGTTCGTGAATTTTGGCAAAATAAATTTAAGCATATTTTGATTGACGAGTATCAAGATACTAACGCCGCGCAATATGCAATTATTAAAATGATTGTAAATACTGATCAAAATATTTGCGTGGTCGGCGATGATTGGCAGAGTATTTATTCTTGGCGTGGGGCAGATTTTACGAATATTTTAAATTTTGAACGCGATTACAAAGGTGCAAAAGTGATAAAATTAGAACAAAATTATCGCTCAACTGAAAATATCTTAAACGCCGCACACAATGTGATTTCAAAAAACCACAACCGAACCGATAAAAAACTCTTTACCGAACTCGGCAAAGGTGAGCCAGTTTTAGTACAAAGTGCACGAGATGAAAGCGAGGAAGCAGCAAAAATCGCAGGCCAGATTTTTAGTTTCAAAACTGTTGGCGCACGAAAATTTAGCGATTTTGCAATTCTTTATCGCACAAATGCACAAAGTTATAATTTCGAAAAAGCGATGATTCGTTTTCAAATTCCGTATAAAATTTTTGGCGGAACACGTTTTTATGACCGCAAGGAAATTAAAGATATTTTAGCTTATTTGCGAGTGATTTATAATCCACTCGATCGTGTGGCTTTTGAGCGAATTGTGAACGTACCGGCACGCGGTTTGGGCGCGGTGAGCCTTTCGAAATTCTTGGACTGGCAAAGTTCGAATGGTTTAGATTTGATTTCAAGCCTACTTCAAGCAAGCGAACTTTCAACTTTAGCAACGCGGGCGCGAAAATCTTTAGAAAATTTGGGTGAAATTTTTAGAGAATGTCAAATTTTAAGCGAAAATTCTTCAAACCCGAGCGAAATTATCGAACGAATTTTAGAGCGGACAAATTATGGTAAGAACGAAAAACTAACCGAAAACGAAGCAACCGAACGCAGTGAATATCTTTCCACATTAGTGAGTGAAGCAAAAAACTACGCAGATTTAGCAAGTTTTTTGGAGGATGCAGCACTGATGAGTTCAAGCGATGCGCAAAGTGGCGACGAAGTAAACTTAATGACACTTCACTCAGCAAAAGGTTTGGAATTTCCAGTTGTATTTCTTGCTGGAATGGAAGAAGGAATCTTTCCACACAGCCGAGTTTTTGATGCAGGCGAAGATGATCTAGAAGAGGAACGCCGCCTTTGCTACGTGGGAATGACACGCGCTAGAGAAGAATTAATTTTAAGCTACGCCGAATCGCGAGCAGTTTTTGGGCAAAGGAATTATTCAAGCCCGAGCCGATTCATTACAGATGCTGAGCTGGAATTGCCGAAAAAAGATTTTAGCGGATGGAATAATTTTTCAGATGATTACGAAGATGATTTTAGCCAAGAAGTTTCTTTTGATGATTTTTATTATGATGAAGCAGGATTACAAATTGGCGACCGCGTAAAAAGTCCAGCTTTCGGTGTAGGGAAAGTGCTCGAAATCGATGGAATGGCAATTGAGATTCAGTTCGAAAATGGCAAAATTCGCAAATTAAATGCTGAATTTGCACGCCTTGAAAAGCTCTAA
- a CDS encoding type II secretion system GspH family protein → MNSINKNNKKGFTIIEVVLVLAIAGLIFLMVFLALPALQRSQRDTQRKNDASRLRAAVTDYTSNNRGKLPWDGAAPKPDFISKYITTNNTTTFNDPSTNSQYTIATATGATDAPTALGQMKVSNNAKCGTDGAIVAGNGIAVSVKTENGVANCVEG, encoded by the coding sequence ATGAACTCAATTAATAAAAATAATAAAAAAGGTTTCACAATCATCGAAGTTGTGCTTGTGCTTGCCATTGCCGGACTTATCTTCTTGATGGTATTCCTAGCGCTACCTGCTCTACAACGAAGCCAACGAGATACGCAACGAAAGAATGATGCTTCACGATTGCGCGCAGCAGTAACAGACTACACTTCAAACAACCGAGGAAAATTGCCTTGGGATGGAGCAGCTCCAAAGCCTGATTTTATTAGTAAATATATCACAACAAATAATACAACAACATTTAATGATCCTTCAACAAACTCTCAATATACAATTGCAACTGCTACTGGAGCTACAGATGCTCCAACTGCACTTGGACAAATGAAGGTTTCCAACAACGCTAAATGTGGTACAGACGGAGCTATCGTAGCTGGTAATGGAATCGCTGTTTCTGTAAAAACTGAAAATGGCGTTGCAAACTGCGTTGAAGGTTAG
- a CDS encoding type II secretion system GspH family protein — protein sequence MNSINKNNKKGFTIIEVVLVLAIAGLIFLMVFLALPALQRSQRDTQRKNDLSKILAAVNEYRAANKGKLPSNHGERTLGDFPNKDSGATGFIKNYLFKDGEEMKDPSGRNYAVFDRTPQKMEYDDYAEVIAIEWSANGICDPSQPNGVRIEEGSNGKVALRIILEAGGSYCVNN from the coding sequence ATGAACTCAATTAATAAAAATAATAAAAAAGGTTTCACAATCATCGAAGTTGTGCTTGTGCTTGCCATTGCCGGACTTATCTTCTTGATGGTATTCCTAGCGCTACCTGCTCTACAACGAAGCCAACGAGATACGCAACGAAAGAATGACCTAAGTAAAATACTAGCAGCAGTAAATGAATATAGAGCCGCTAATAAAGGAAAGTTACCATCTAATCACGGAGAAAGAACTTTAGGAGATTTCCCAAATAAAGATAGTGGTGCAACAGGATTTATAAAAAATTATTTATTCAAAGATGGCGAGGAGATGAAGGATCCAAGCGGACGAAACTATGCAGTGTTCGACAGAACTCCACAAAAAATGGAATATGATGACTATGCAGAAGTTATAGCTATTGAATGGTCAGCAAATGGAATATGTGATCCATCACAGCCAAATGGAGTAAGAATAGAAGAAGGAAGCAATGGTAAAGTAGCCCTTCGAATAATTCTAGAAGCTGGTGGATCCTACTGCGTAAATAACTAG